In the genome of Acidimicrobiales bacterium, one region contains:
- a CDS encoding NAD(P)/FAD-dependent oxidoreductase: protein MVDAVVVGAGPNGLAGAVALAQQGLEVTVLEAHEAIGGGTRTEELTVPGLLHDVCSAVHPLGVTSPFFASLPLDAHGLRWRWPEVDLAHPLDGGRVAVMVQDLDRTAAGLGPDGPAWHRTFRRLSEGFDALALDVLQPIVHAPRHPLALAGFGTKALLPATTLARRWKTEEARGLFAGIAAHVIQPLDRPTTAAAGLLLAAAGHHRGWPVAEGGSRAITDALAGLLRSLGGTIRTGAPVRSLAELPPHRIALLDVSPRSMVELAGDALPPRVRRAYQRFRYGPGSFKLDLAVEGGVPWTAEVARRAGTVHLGGTFEEVAAAEAEVHLGRVSERPFVLVAQQHVADPTRSVGDVHPVWTYAHVPHGYDGDISEAILAQLERFAPGARERIVGRHAAGPTALQADNANYVGGDIATGANDPLQVVFRPRIGGDPYATGIPGVYLCSAATPPGGGVHGMSGFHAAATALRHLRQGDRAGADDHVA, encoded by the coding sequence GTGGTCGATGCCGTGGTGGTGGGGGCCGGGCCCAACGGCCTGGCCGGTGCCGTGGCCCTGGCCCAGCAGGGCCTCGAGGTCACCGTCCTGGAGGCCCACGAGGCCATCGGTGGCGGCACCCGCACCGAGGAGCTGACCGTCCCCGGCCTGCTGCACGACGTGTGCTCGGCCGTGCACCCGCTCGGCGTGACGTCGCCCTTCTTCGCCTCCCTCCCCCTCGACGCCCACGGCCTCCGCTGGCGGTGGCCCGAGGTCGACCTGGCCCACCCGCTCGACGGCGGGCGGGTGGCGGTGATGGTGCAGGACCTCGACCGCACCGCCGCCGGCCTGGGGCCAGATGGCCCGGCCTGGCACCGCACGTTCCGGCGCCTGTCGGAGGGCTTCGACGCCCTGGCCCTCGACGTCCTGCAGCCCATCGTCCACGCTCCCCGCCACCCGCTGGCCCTGGCCGGCTTCGGCACCAAGGCCCTGCTCCCGGCCACCACCCTGGCCCGCCGGTGGAAGACGGAGGAGGCCCGCGGGCTCTTCGCCGGCATCGCCGCCCACGTCATCCAGCCGCTGGATCGACCCACCACCGCGGCGGCTGGCCTGCTGCTGGCCGCCGCCGGCCACCACCGGGGCTGGCCCGTGGCCGAGGGCGGCTCCCGGGCCATCACCGACGCCCTGGCCGGCCTGCTCCGCAGCCTGGGCGGCACCATCCGGACCGGCGCGCCGGTCCGGTCGCTGGCCGAGTTGCCGCCCCACCGGATCGCCCTGCTCGACGTGTCGCCCCGGTCGATGGTGGAGCTGGCCGGCGACGCGCTGCCGCCCCGGGTGCGCCGGGCCTACCAGCGCTTTCGCTACGGTCCCGGCTCGTTCAAGCTGGACCTGGCCGTGGAGGGGGGCGTGCCCTGGACGGCCGAGGTCGCCCGCCGGGCCGGCACCGTCCACCTGGGGGGCACGTTTGAGGAGGTGGCCGCGGCCGAGGCCGAGGTGCACCTCGGGCGCGTGTCCGAGCGGCCGTTCGTGCTGGTGGCCCAGCAGCACGTGGCCGACCCCACCCGGTCGGTGGGCGACGTCCACCCGGTGTGGACCTACGCCCACGTGCCCCACGGCTACGACGGGGACATCAGCGAGGCCATCCTGGCCCAGCTCGAGCGGTTCGCCCCCGGGGCGCGTGAGCGCATCGTGGGCCGCCACGCGGCCGGGCCCACGGCCCTCCAGGCCGACAACGCCAACTACGTCGGCGGCGACATCGCCACCGGCGCCAACGACCCCCTGCAGGTCGTGTTCCGGCCCCGGATCGGCGGCGACCCCTACGCCACCGGGATCCCGGGCGTGTACCTGTGCTCGGCCGCCACCCCGCCGGGCGGTGGCGTGCACGGCATGAGCGGCTTCCACGCCGCCGCCACCGCCCTCCGCCACCTGCGCCAGGGGGACCGGGCCGGGGCGGACGATCACGTGGCGTGA
- a CDS encoding sterol desaturase family protein: MDLTVAAIPFYFGSMGAEHLYLKRQAAAGRPPSAGDYERRDTLASLSMGVGSLVVPLALGKVLSPVVPGKGRYGKALVATAVGAAAVTTVADVLARRGTDGLPEAGTLPPARGDEAAGAAELAPPGEGELPPGRDRRRRMARLARKVASSAGATAVAAGVTAGATTWASRTAATRLWSRHGARRDLGTGPLAVAGAILAWDFIYYWNHRLMHETRWLWAIHVVHHSSERYNLSTALRQPVADVFGMFVPYGVMSLLGVRPAVIETARGVNLIYQFWIHTEAVPKLGPVEEVFNTASHHRVHHGSNRQYLDRNHGSILILWDRLFGTFEREGEPVTYGLTKNVDTFNPARIATHEHVDILRDVARSETWSDRLGFVFRGPGWAYDRHAQRHEPQPTAGVA; encoded by the coding sequence GTGGATCTCACCGTCGCCGCCATCCCGTTCTACTTCGGGAGCATGGGGGCCGAGCACCTCTACCTCAAGCGCCAGGCCGCCGCCGGCCGGCCCCCCAGCGCCGGCGACTACGAGCGGCGCGACACGCTGGCCAGCCTGTCCATGGGCGTGGGCAGCCTGGTCGTGCCCCTCGCCCTGGGGAAGGTGCTCTCGCCCGTGGTCCCCGGCAAGGGCCGCTACGGCAAGGCCCTGGTGGCCACCGCCGTGGGGGCCGCCGCCGTCACCACCGTGGCCGACGTGCTGGCCCGCCGGGGCACCGACGGCCTGCCCGAGGCCGGCACCCTCCCCCCGGCCCGCGGCGACGAGGCGGCCGGCGCTGCCGAGCTCGCCCCCCCGGGGGAGGGCGAGCTCCCGCCCGGGCGCGACCGGCGGCGGCGCATGGCCCGCCTGGCCCGGAAGGTGGCCTCCTCGGCCGGCGCCACCGCGGTGGCGGCCGGGGTGACGGCGGGAGCCACCACCTGGGCGTCGCGCACGGCCGCCACGCGCCTGTGGTCGCGCCACGGGGCCCGGCGCGACCTCGGCACCGGGCCGCTGGCGGTGGCCGGCGCCATCCTGGCCTGGGACTTCATCTACTACTGGAACCACCGGCTCATGCACGAGACGCGGTGGCTGTGGGCCATCCACGTGGTCCACCACTCCAGCGAGCGCTACAACCTCTCCACCGCCCTCCGGCAACCGGTGGCCGACGTCTTCGGCATGTTCGTGCCCTACGGGGTGATGAGCCTGCTGGGCGTCCGCCCGGCGGTGATCGAGACGGCCCGCGGCGTCAACCTCATCTACCAGTTCTGGATCCACACCGAGGCGGTCCCCAAGCTGGGCCCCGTCGAGGAGGTGTTCAACACCGCCTCCCACCACCGGGTGCACCACGGGAGCAACCGGCAGTACCTGGACCGCAACCACGGCAGCATCCTCATCCTCTGGGACCGGCTGTTCGGCACCTTCGAGCGGGAGGGCGAGCCCGTCACCTACGGCCTGACCAAGAACGTGGACACCTTCAACCCGGCCCGCATCGCCACCCACGAGCACGTCGACATCCTGCGCGACGTGGCTCGGTCGGAGACCTGGTCGGACCGCCTGGGCTTCGTGTTCCGGGGCCCGGGCTGGGCCTATGACCGCCACGCCCAGCGCCACGAGCCCCAGCCCACGGCCGGCGTGGCCTGA
- a CDS encoding SDR family oxidoreductase: MKHFDDRVAAVTGAASGIGRALALDLARRGAHLALSDVDEAGLAETADRAQARGVTVTTAAVDVADRDAVHAWADDVVEGHGRVNLVVNNAGVALGATVEAMPYEDIEWLMGVNFWGVVHGTKAFLPHLKASGEGHVVNVSSVFGLIGIPSQSAYNAAKFAVRGFTEALRLELDMARCGVSATTVHPGGIRTNIARNARMHASLVDIGSDPEQARQDFEKLFITSPEKAARVIVRAVQLDKRRAMIGPDGHAIDVLARLPPTVYQRLIGLGARRRP; this comes from the coding sequence GTGAAGCACTTCGACGACAGGGTGGCCGCCGTCACCGGGGCCGCCTCCGGCATCGGGCGGGCCCTGGCCCTGGACCTGGCCCGGCGAGGCGCCCACCTCGCCCTCTCCGACGTCGACGAGGCCGGCCTGGCCGAGACGGCCGATCGGGCCCAGGCCCGGGGCGTGACCGTGACCACCGCGGCGGTGGACGTGGCCGACCGCGACGCCGTCCACGCCTGGGCCGACGACGTGGTGGAGGGCCACGGGCGGGTGAACCTGGTCGTCAACAACGCCGGCGTGGCCCTGGGGGCCACGGTGGAGGCCATGCCCTACGAGGACATCGAGTGGCTCATGGGCGTCAACTTCTGGGGCGTCGTCCACGGCACCAAGGCGTTCCTGCCCCACCTGAAGGCGTCCGGCGAGGGGCACGTGGTCAACGTCTCCAGCGTCTTCGGGCTGATCGGCATCCCCTCGCAGTCGGCCTACAACGCGGCCAAGTTCGCGGTGCGGGGCTTCACCGAGGCCCTGCGGCTGGAGCTCGACATGGCCCGCTGCGGCGTGTCGGCCACCACCGTGCACCCGGGGGGCATCAGGACCAACATCGCCCGCAACGCCCGGATGCACGCCAGCCTGGTCGACATCGGCTCCGATCCCGAGCAGGCTCGCCAGGACTTCGAGAAGCTGTTCATCACCAGCCCCGAGAAGGCGGCCCGGGTCATCGTCCGGGCCGTCCAGCTCGACAAGCGTCGGGCCATGATCGGCCCCGACGGCCACGCCATCGACGTGCTGGCCCGCCTGCCCCCGACCGTCTACCAACGCCTCATCGGCCTCGGCGCCCGGCGACGCCCCTAG
- a CDS encoding DUF4214 domain-containing protein, with the protein MTMLHPTDRRSAPRALGALLALALATAAALVGAAPAPSGAAVPVGLTWKVSAHAFTSSSLAPAQATTAPATKTADGFVFPTVTSAQYNAATGAARVAYSGAFELGNIAQGNYRVKVADPVVVVDAADTGRVEATVSYALFTSGSHVWSTPAEGTTVATFTVADASVAEEGTNVSFTVTPDFVLRTDNPPNLAGWRRFPQPFLDVLPASLDGHFQETGSVAADPNKAPAPLTVSFDASPATISVTGLDQAYDGTPRPVTVTTDPSGLDTVVTYDGGSTVPTDAGTYAVSVALDEELTSATPFSGTLTIAQADQAINFDPLPDRIEGDPPFTVTAEAFSELAVDLTAEGACSIDGDEVTLEGSGTCAVTASQGGDDNWEAAEPVTRTFRVVSHDEVFVRRAYDVLLGRGVDAGGLAHWLDRLDRGAARAAVADAVARSGEAQGRVVDQAYAAVLDRPADPSGRSYWAGRLAGGLAAEDLLARLVATPEAGVHSGGAPEGLAELLYRTYLGRAGDAAGVAHWAARLEGSDGAATRRAALAFGRTGEATAVGVRAAISRPCGAEVPVSSDQHAVVTNRWLSSGHHPLRTAARALARICPVATPG; encoded by the coding sequence ATGACCATGCTGCACCCCACCGACCGCCGATCGGCGCCCCGGGCCCTCGGCGCCCTGCTGGCCCTGGCCCTGGCCACGGCGGCGGCCCTGGTGGGCGCGGCCCCGGCGCCCTCCGGCGCCGCGGTGCCGGTCGGGCTGACCTGGAAGGTGTCCGCCCACGCCTTCACCAGCAGCAGCCTGGCCCCGGCGCAGGCGACCACCGCCCCGGCCACCAAGACCGCCGACGGGTTCGTGTTCCCCACCGTCACCTCGGCCCAGTACAACGCCGCGACCGGCGCGGCCCGGGTCGCCTACTCCGGCGCCTTCGAGCTGGGCAACATCGCCCAGGGCAACTACCGCGTCAAGGTGGCCGACCCGGTGGTCGTCGTGGACGCCGCCGACACCGGCCGGGTCGAGGCCACCGTGTCCTACGCCCTGTTCACCTCGGGCAGCCACGTGTGGTCCACCCCGGCGGAGGGCACCACCGTGGCCACCTTCACCGTCGCGGACGCCAGCGTGGCCGAGGAGGGCACCAACGTCAGCTTCACCGTCACGCCCGACTTCGTGCTCCGCACCGACAACCCTCCCAACCTGGCCGGATGGCGCCGGTTCCCCCAGCCCTTCCTCGACGTCCTCCCGGCCTCGCTGGACGGCCACTTCCAGGAGACCGGCTCGGTCGCCGCCGATCCCAACAAGGCCCCGGCCCCCCTCACCGTCAGCTTCGACGCCAGCCCGGCCACCATCTCGGTCACCGGCCTGGACCAGGCCTACGACGGCACGCCCCGCCCGGTCACCGTGACCACCGACCCCTCGGGCCTCGACACCGTCGTCACCTACGACGGCGGCTCCACCGTCCCCACGGACGCCGGCACCTACGCCGTGTCGGTCGCCCTGGACGAGGAGCTGACCTCGGCCACCCCGTTCTCGGGAACCCTCACCATCGCCCAGGCCGACCAGGCCATCAACTTCGATCCCCTCCCCGACCGGATCGAGGGCGACCCACCCTTCACCGTCACCGCCGAAGCCTTCTCGGAGCTGGCCGTCGACCTCACCGCCGAGGGGGCCTGCTCCATCGACGGTGACGAGGTCACCCTGGAGGGGTCGGGGACCTGCGCCGTCACCGCCAGCCAGGGCGGCGACGACAACTGGGAGGCGGCCGAGCCGGTGACCCGCACCTTCCGGGTCGTCAGCCACGACGAGGTCTTCGTGCGCCGGGCCTACGACGTGCTCCTGGGCCGGGGCGTGGACGCCGGCGGCCTGGCCCACTGGCTCGACCGGCTCGACCGCGGCGCCGCCCGGGCGGCCGTGGCCGATGCCGTGGCCCGCAGCGGCGAGGCCCAGGGCCGCGTCGTCGACCAGGCCTACGCCGCCGTCCTCGACCGGCCGGCCGACCCGTCGGGCCGCAGCTACTGGGCCGGCCGGCTGGCCGGGGGCCTGGCCGCCGAGGACCTGCTGGCCCGGCTCGTCGCCACCCCCGAGGCGGGGGTCCACAGCGGTGGCGCCCCCGAGGGCCTGGCCGAGCTGCTCTACCGGACCTACCTGGGGCGGGCCGGCGACGCCGCCGGCGTGGCCCACTGGGCCGCCCGGCTCGAGGGGTCCGACGGCGCCGCCACCCGCCGGGCCGCCCTGGCCTTCGGGCGCACCGGCGAGGCCACCGCCGTCGGCGTCCGGGCCGCCATCAGCCGCCCCTGCGGCGCCGAGGTGCCGGTGTCGAGCGACCAGCACGCCGTGGTGACCAACCGGTGGCTCTCCAGCGGCCACCACCCGCTCCGGACCGCGGCCCGGGCCCTGGCCCGGATCTGCCCCGTCGCCACGCCGGGCTGA
- a CDS encoding DUF2277 domain-containing protein, whose product MCRNITTLRGLEPPATAEEIDAAALQYVRKVSGVRAPTPATQEAFDEAVAAVAHATGHLLAQLPDRRQPPKTVPPLRRPEVRARMAAREAEGRTG is encoded by the coding sequence ATGTGCCGCAACATCACCACCCTGCGGGGCCTGGAACCTCCGGCCACCGCCGAGGAGATCGACGCCGCCGCCCTCCAGTACGTGCGCAAGGTCAGCGGGGTGCGAGCCCCCACGCCCGCCACCCAGGAGGCCTTCGACGAGGCGGTGGCCGCGGTGGCCCACGCCACCGGCCACCTGCTGGCCCAGCTGCCCGACCGACGTCAGCCGCCCAAGACGGTGCCGCCCTTGCGCCGGCCCGAGGTCCGGGCCCGCATGGCGGCCCGGGAGGCCGAGGGCCGGACCGGCTAG
- a CDS encoding LLM class F420-dependent oxidoreductase: MKFGIVFSNTMRFAGRDGLVELAQGAEAAGFESLWTVEHVIFPDGYQSEYPYDRSGKMVMAAETDLPDPLIWLTWVAAVTERIHLGTGILILPQRNPVILAKELATLDALAGGRVELGIGVGWLREEFDALGVPFEGRGARTDEYVAVMRALWDGDHAEHAGEHVRFTGASVNPKPPRGRVPVHVGGHSRRAAERAGRLGDGFFPGKGDLGELIDIARQTAVACGRDPDDLEVTAGSAGLMGEDPVGAAEELAALGVDRVVVPSFAFLSDPAASLAAYGERAIAPTADLGRG; this comes from the coding sequence GTGAAGTTCGGGATCGTCTTCTCCAACACCATGCGCTTCGCGGGCCGCGACGGGCTGGTCGAGCTGGCGCAGGGCGCCGAGGCGGCCGGGTTCGAGTCGCTGTGGACCGTCGAGCACGTCATCTTCCCCGACGGCTACCAGAGCGAGTACCCCTACGACCGCTCCGGCAAGATGGTCATGGCCGCGGAGACCGACCTGCCCGACCCCCTGATCTGGCTCACCTGGGTGGCGGCGGTCACCGAGCGCATCCACCTGGGCACCGGCATCCTGATCCTGCCGCAGCGCAACCCGGTCATCCTGGCCAAGGAGCTGGCCACCCTGGACGCCCTGGCCGGCGGCCGGGTGGAGCTGGGCATCGGGGTGGGCTGGCTCCGGGAGGAGTTCGACGCCCTGGGCGTGCCCTTCGAGGGGCGCGGTGCCCGCACCGACGAGTACGTGGCGGTGATGCGGGCCCTGTGGGACGGCGACCACGCCGAGCACGCCGGCGAGCACGTCCGCTTCACCGGGGCCAGCGTCAACCCGAAGCCGCCCCGCGGGCGGGTGCCGGTGCACGTCGGGGGCCACAGCCGCCGGGCCGCCGAGCGAGCCGGGCGCCTGGGCGACGGCTTCTTCCCCGGCAAGGGCGACCTGGGGGAGCTCATCGACATCGCCCGGCAGACCGCGGTGGCCTGCGGGCGCGACCCCGACGACCTCGAGGTGACGGCCGGCAGCGCCGGCCTCATGGGCGAGGACCCGGTGGGGGCGGCCGAGGAGCTGGCCGCCCTGGGCGTCGACCGGGTGGTGGTGCCGTCCTTCGCCTTCCTCTCGGACCCGGCCGCGTCGCTGGCCGCCTACGGCGAGCGGGCCATCGCCCCCACCGCCGACCTCGGGCGGGGCTGA
- a CDS encoding TetR/AcrR family transcriptional regulator, giving the protein MATGDTEPRGRDRRTLSREAIIATAIAVIDERGLDGLTMRNLGRALAVDPMTVYGYFEDKAALFDAIVDHEAARLHAVPEPLPTEPMEIMVHVALHHRRVLLEHPNLAPLVASRPLPKGNWAEVVRVAFDLCRAAGVADEDIPQVTNTITRFSMGFIVQEAGEVRYRERMGERPEAYRTRLLSTDCAPADAPELGVRTFTHRFDPTEAAQDFELGIRALLRGLGVSATGTWPRDPDTAA; this is encoded by the coding sequence ATGGCCACTGGCGACACCGAGCCTCGAGGGAGAGACCGGCGCACCCTCAGCCGCGAGGCGATCATCGCCACCGCCATCGCGGTGATCGACGAGCGGGGCCTCGACGGCCTGACCATGAGGAACCTGGGCCGGGCCCTGGCCGTCGACCCCATGACCGTCTACGGGTACTTCGAGGACAAGGCCGCCCTGTTCGACGCCATCGTCGACCACGAGGCCGCCCGGCTCCACGCCGTGCCCGAGCCCCTGCCGACCGAGCCCATGGAGATCATGGTCCACGTCGCCCTCCACCACCGGCGCGTCCTCCTGGAGCACCCCAACCTGGCGCCCCTGGTGGCCAGCCGGCCCCTCCCCAAGGGCAACTGGGCCGAGGTGGTGCGGGTCGCCTTCGACCTGTGCCGGGCCGCGGGCGTGGCCGACGAGGACATCCCCCAGGTGACCAACACCATCACCCGGTTCAGCATGGGCTTCATCGTCCAGGAGGCCGGCGAGGTGCGCTACCGGGAGCGGATGGGGGAGCGGCCCGAGGCTTACCGGACCCGCCTGCTCAGCACCGACTGCGCCCCGGCCGATGCCCCGGAGCTCGGCGTCCGCACCTTCACCCACCGCTTCGACCCCACCGAGGCGGCCCAGGACTTCGAGCTGGGCATCCGGGCCCTGCTGCGGGGACTGGGCGTCTCCGCCACGGGCACCTGGCCGCGGGACCCCGACACCGCGGCCTAG
- a CDS encoding FAD-dependent oxidoreductase: protein MQRRTVKVDVAVLGAGTSGANVAYQLAAQGSSVVLVERRALDEGGAQWHNGLLDWQVARAHLPLPAPPERVSDGGALHLFDPDGRRGVTVTHNPVPSVDMARLGARLRRLGAEAGVEMWERASDLEVEERDGRIVALDLRAAPVGGAPVPLRLEAALFVDASGRRGALRRESSVLHRWCPPVRKDELCSASDSHLRIGDTDGAKRFLNRFGVEAGDAVNVVGTNGGFSTRSIKVAEDFEHVSVLVGCLADGRHGHAPAMLAAVRAQEPWIGEPVQSGTGVISLRRPYARLTAPGLALVGEAAGQVFPAHGSGIGVGLIAGRVLAEAVAGADDPGDEAVLWGYQARFQRELGGLLAAYDGLRRLSSALGGEGVRTMLRAGLVTERMTHSGLDQRWDAVPVAELPALASRLARHPRLAATMLPRLAGAQGAEAMGRRHPATIDERALARWDRRVAWLVGDRAPMRS, encoded by the coding sequence GTGCAGCGCAGGACGGTGAAGGTCGACGTCGCCGTCCTGGGGGCGGGGACGTCGGGGGCCAACGTCGCCTACCAGCTGGCGGCTCAGGGGTCCTCGGTGGTGCTGGTCGAGCGGCGGGCCCTGGACGAGGGCGGGGCCCAGTGGCACAACGGCCTTCTCGACTGGCAGGTCGCCCGCGCCCACCTCCCCCTGCCGGCGCCGCCCGAGCGGGTGTCCGACGGGGGAGCGCTCCACCTCTTCGATCCGGACGGCCGCCGGGGGGTGACCGTCACCCACAACCCGGTGCCGAGCGTCGACATGGCCCGCCTGGGCGCCCGCCTGCGGCGCCTGGGCGCCGAGGCCGGGGTCGAGATGTGGGAGCGGGCCTCGGACCTGGAGGTGGAGGAGCGCGACGGGCGGATCGTGGCCCTCGACCTCCGGGCCGCACCGGTGGGTGGGGCGCCCGTCCCGCTCCGCCTGGAGGCGGCCCTGTTCGTCGATGCCTCGGGGCGGCGCGGGGCCCTGCGCCGTGAGTCCTCGGTGCTGCACCGGTGGTGCCCGCCGGTGCGCAAGGACGAGCTGTGCTCGGCCAGCGACTCCCACCTGCGGATCGGCGACACCGACGGGGCCAAGCGCTTCCTCAACCGGTTCGGGGTGGAGGCCGGCGACGCCGTCAACGTGGTCGGCACCAACGGGGGCTTCTCCACCCGGTCGATCAAGGTGGCGGAGGACTTCGAGCACGTGTCGGTGCTGGTGGGCTGCCTGGCCGACGGTCGTCACGGGCACGCCCCGGCGATGCTGGCCGCGGTGCGGGCCCAGGAGCCCTGGATCGGCGAACCGGTCCAGAGCGGCACCGGTGTCATCTCCCTCCGCCGGCCCTACGCCCGCCTCACGGCCCCCGGCCTGGCCCTGGTGGGCGAGGCCGCCGGCCAGGTCTTCCCGGCCCACGGCTCGGGGATCGGGGTGGGCCTCATCGCCGGGCGGGTGCTGGCCGAAGCGGTGGCCGGGGCCGACGACCCCGGCGACGAGGCCGTCCTGTGGGGGTACCAAGCCCGCTTCCAGCGGGAGCTCGGGGGCCTGCTGGCCGCCTACGACGGCCTGCGCCGCCTGAGCTCGGCCCTGGGCGGCGAGGGCGTCCGCACCATGCTGCGGGCCGGGCTGGTCACCGAGCGGATGACCCACAGCGGCCTGGACCAGCGCTGGGACGCCGTGCCCGTGGCGGAGCTACCGGCCCTGGCCTCCCGCCTGGCCCGCCACCCGCGCCTGGCCGCCACCATGCTGCCCCGCCTGGCCGGGGCCCAGGGGGCCGAGGCCATGGGCCGTCGCCACCCCGCCACCATCGACGAGAGGGCCCTGGCCCGCTGGGACCGGCGGGTGGCGTGGCTGGTCGGCGACAGGGCGCCGATGCGCTCGTGA
- a CDS encoding glutaredoxin domain-containing protein, with the protein MTDPDPQDEAGEAWPGPAGSPQEAEAAPAGGPEVEEPPVGGPEVVVYWRPGCPFCTTLLRRLAKGGLAPREVNIWDDPDAAAQVRAVAGGNETVPTVHVAGRFLVNPSARAVLALAAEAGIPVEAPPSSGRLWRR; encoded by the coding sequence GTGACCGACCCGGACCCCCAGGACGAGGCCGGCGAGGCCTGGCCCGGGCCTGCGGGCAGCCCGCAGGAGGCCGAGGCCGCGCCCGCCGGTGGGCCGGAGGTCGAGGAACCGCCGGTCGGCGGGCCGGAGGTGGTCGTCTACTGGCGGCCGGGGTGCCCGTTCTGCACCACCCTGCTCCGGCGGCTGGCCAAGGGCGGGCTGGCCCCCCGGGAGGTGAACATCTGGGACGACCCCGACGCCGCGGCCCAGGTGCGGGCGGTGGCGGGCGGCAACGAGACCGTCCCCACCGTGCACGTGGCCGGGCGCTTCCTGGTCAACCCGTCGGCCCGCGCCGTCCTGGCCCTGGCCGCCGAGGCCGGCATCCCGGTGGAGGCGCCCCCCAGCTCCGGCCGGCTCTGGCGTCGCTGA